A stretch of Methylogaea oryzae DNA encodes these proteins:
- a CDS encoding SDR family oxidoreductase, whose product MPMNERDRPFAATFAPGLFAGRTVLITGGGGTINRGIGRGFASLGAQVALLGRTAATLEDAARELAAYGGRVLPLVADVERIDTLEAACRRCEEELGPIDVLVLGAAANFPAPAEQMSASGFSKVIDVDLKGSFNAARAAFSQLKRTRGSIIFVSATNSLMPFAFQCHVGAAKAGMDSLMRGLALEWGPHGIRCNSVLPGPIEETEGLGRLLTQEDVETLRDYVPIGRFGTVEDVAAVALFLASPAASLLTGVALIADGGQAFSGSAMVAEVMANP is encoded by the coding sequence ATGCCGATGAATGAACGGGATCGTCCTTTCGCCGCCACCTTCGCCCCCGGGCTGTTCGCCGGGCGCACCGTGCTGATCACCGGGGGAGGCGGCACCATCAACCGCGGCATCGGCCGCGGATTCGCCAGCCTGGGCGCGCAAGTGGCGCTGTTGGGCCGCACCGCCGCCACCCTGGAGGACGCCGCGCGGGAGCTTGCCGCCTATGGCGGGCGGGTGTTGCCGCTGGTGGCCGATGTGGAGCGCATCGACACCTTGGAAGCCGCCTGCCGCCGCTGCGAGGAGGAGCTTGGCCCCATCGACGTGTTGGTGTTGGGCGCCGCGGCGAATTTTCCGGCCCCCGCCGAGCAGATGAGCGCGTCGGGCTTTTCCAAGGTGATCGACGTGGATCTGAAAGGCTCGTTCAACGCCGCCCGCGCCGCTTTTTCCCAATTGAAGAGAACCCGCGGCTCGATCATTTTCGTCTCGGCCACCAATTCGCTGATGCCTTTCGCTTTCCAATGCCACGTGGGCGCCGCCAAGGCCGGCATGGACAGCCTGATGCGCGGCCTGGCGCTGGAATGGGGCCCGCACGGCATCCGCTGCAACAGCGTATTGCCGGGCCCCATCGAGGAAACCGAAGGCCTGGGCCGGCTGCTGACCCAGGAAGACGTGGAAACCCTGCGCGATTACGTGCCCATCGGCCGCTTCGGCACGGTGGAGGACGTGGCGGCGGTGGCGCTGTTCCTCGCTTCGCCGGCGGCTTCGCTGCTCACCGGCGTGGCGTTGATCGCCGACGGCGGCCAGGCGTTTTCCGGCTCGGCGATGGTGGCGGAAGTGATGGCGAATCCCTAA